Proteins found in one Zea mays cultivar B73 chromosome 1, Zm-B73-REFERENCE-NAM-5.0, whole genome shotgun sequence genomic segment:
- the LOC100281229 gene encoding Ras-related protein RABH1e: MAVVSALAKYKLVFLGNQAVGKTAIITRFMYDKFDDTYQATIGIDFLSKTMYLEDRTVRLQLWDTAGQERFRSLIPSYIRDSSVAVIVYDVTDRQSFLNTSKWIEEVNTQRGGDVLIFLVGNKTDLVDKRKVSTDEGEAKAQEHGAMFMETSAKAGFNVKPLFRKIAGSLPGLDALSSGKQEDMVDINLRPASGSSASGAAAQLEQKSGGCSC, encoded by the exons ATGGCGGTGGTGTCAGCGCTGGCCAAGTACAAGCTCGTGTTCCTGGGCAACCAGGCGgtgggcaagacggccatcatcacccGCTTCATGTACGACAAGTTCGACGACACCTACCAG GCGACGATCGGGATCGACTTCCTGTCCAAGACGATGTACCTCGAGGACCGCACCGTTCGCCTTCAGCTCTG GGACACAGCTGGGCAGGAGAGGTTCCGCAGCCTGATCCCGAGCTACATCAGAGACTCCTCCGTAGCCGTCATCGTTTACGATGTGACCG ACAGGCAGTCATTCTTGAACACGTCAAAGTGGATCGAGGAAGTAAACACGCAAAGAGGTGGAGACGTGCTCATCTTCCTCGTTGGAAATAAAACTGACCTTGTCGACAAGAG GAAAGTGTCCACCGACGAAGGAGAAGCCAAAGCACAGGAGCATGGTGCTATGTTCATGGAGACCAGTGCAAAAGCTGGGTTCAACGTCAAG CCCCTGTTCCGCAAGATCGCTGGATCCCTTCCAGGACTGGACGCACTTTCGTCAGGAAAGCAGGAAGACATGGTCGACATAAACCTCAGACCTGCCAGCGGTTCGTCGGCTTCAGGTGCAGCCGCGCAGCTGGAGCAGAAATCAGGCGGTTGCTCCTGTTGA
- the LOC100383506 gene encoding uncharacterized protein LOC100383506 yields MRTAKAAAEWTEDRELDLLLGEIPQVTSPQGRQRGVGVIGDGNGVHGASGCDGYASPMRLGGRRVHCPPGGDGYDAQRHAKDAYYDMVLNRRENGAPLRGGGGGGDAEGVGFPAPSPVPGPFIGSVVPPPLALGVDYPEQQLVVNQLQSLRIGDAQAALLRQGPAPVMSTTPIEVPAAHGAYHGYNFAASGSSIRHEHVFLDQAKADGYVAARPHRLVSDVGLDNFGVFPRTLDTSTGIGWGQGFVQPDFAQSYLLSSQAGNAYGGVPVADNGFVRGRNQFEAFHPDSSPTEAGAEFFSSNPAALDFRGGPKRHYAYGAIPVAEAYHCENSLMFGGKNMNFLERERKRSFRRVNNRAPELGNLRTLRFDDVVRVKEGSIYYHMAKDKNGCRYLQDKFLEGKHHVDAIFEGIINHIADLMISSAGNYLVQEMVEVCDEGQRLRIILALTQDPVKMIAISLNTHGTRVVQRLIEKVTSRELIILIISALQPGFMLLVNDPNGTHVIQKCLANFGAEDNKFIFEGAAANYFNMAVQRHGCCVLQKCISTARGRYQANLIVKICAHGFELAQDIFGNYVVQHVLKQKIPYANARLASLFEGKYIYLSKQKVSSNVVQRCIEFFPDDAKAVIVHEFLLLRGSHFEQLVTDPYANYVINTALNNTRGHLLNALVEAIRPHEDAIRTHPCCKRICRFLSRW; encoded by the exons ATGAGGACCGCGAAGGCGGCGGCGGAGTGGACGGAGGACAGAGAGCTGGATTTGCTTCTCGGCGAGATCCCCCAGGTCACCTCCCCGCAGGGGCGGCAGCGCGGGGTGGGCGTCATCGGCGACGGCAACGGCGTGCATGGCGCCTCGGGGTGCGACGGGTACGCTTCACCAATGCGCCTGGGGGGCCGACGGGTACACTGCCCCCCGGGGGGCGACGGCTACGATGCGCAGCGCCACGCCAAGGACGCTTACTACGACATGGTCCTGAACCGTCGCGAAAATGGTGCTCCactccgcggcggcggcggcggcggggatgCAGAGGGCGTGGGCTTCCCCGCGCCGTCACCGGTTCCAGGACCATTCATCGGTAGCGTGGTGCCGCCGCCGCTTGCGCTGGGGGTGGACTACCCGGAGCAGCAGCTGGTCGTGAACCAGCTCCAAAGCCTGCGCATCGGGGACGCGCAGGCCGCGCTCCTGCGCCAGGGCCCAGCGCCAGTCATGAGCACGACCCCGATCGAGGTCCCCGCAGCGCACGGCGCCTACCACGGGTACAACTTCGCGGCGTCAGGTTCTTCCATCCGCCATGAACACGTGTTCCTTGATCAGGCCAAAGCTGACGGGTACGTTGCAGCACGGCCGCATCGCCTCGTGTCGGACGTTGGCCTGGATAACTTTGGTGTTTTTCCCAGAACCCTGGACACCAGCACTGGCATTGGTTGGGGCCAAGGTTTCGTGCAGCCTGATTTCGCCCAGTCCTACCTGCTTTCCAGTCAGGCTGGTAATGCATATGGTGGTGTCCCTGTGGCAGACAACGGGTTTGTGAGAGGCAGAAATCAGTTTGAGGCATTCCATCCTGACAGCAGTCCCACTGAGGCGGGTGCGGAGTTTTTCAGCTCGAATCCCGCTGCCCTTGATTTCCGAGGTGGACCAAAGCGACACTATGCATATGGTGCTATTCCTGTAGCAGAGGCGTACCATTGCGAGAACAGTCTAATGTTTGGTGGGAAGAACATGAACTTCCTGGAACGTGAGAGGAAGAGGAGTTTCCGGCGTGTTAATAACAGAGCACCGGAGCTTGGGAATTTGAGGACTTTGAGGTTTGACGATGTGGTTCGTGTCAAGGAAGGATCCATCTACTACCACATGGCCAAGGATAAAAATGGGTGCCGGTATTTGCAGGACAAGTTTTTGGAAGGGAAGCATCATGTGGATGCGATCTTTGAAGGAATCATTAACCACATTGCAGACCTTATGATCAGCAGTGCTGGCAACTATCTTGTACAGGAGATGGTGGAAGTGTGTGATGAAGGGCAAAGACTGAGGATCATCTTAGCGCTGACGCAGGACCCTGTGAAGATGATTGCCATCTCTCTAAACACACATGG GACAAGGGTAGTACAGAGATTAATAGAGAAAGTTACGAGCAGAGAGCTGATTATACTCATTATTTCAGCCCTACAGCCAGGTTTCATGCTACTTGTCAATGACCCCAATGGTACTCATGTAATACAGAAATGTCTGGCAAACTTTGGAGCTGAGGATAACAAG TTCATTTTTGAGGGCGCTGCAGCCAACTATTTTAACATGGCGGTACAACGCCATGGATGCTGTGTTCTACAAAAGTGCATATCTACTGCACGTGGTCGATACCAGGCCAATCTAATTGTGAAAATATGTGCTCATGGCTTTGAGCTTGCTCAAGATATATTCGG GAACTATGTGGTCCAACATGTTTTGAAACAGAAAATTCCTTATGCAAATGCACGCTTGGCATCTCTGTTTGAAGGAAAGTATATATATCTCTCAAAGCAGAAGGTGAGCAGCAATGTGGTGCAGAGATGCATTGAGTTCTTCCCAGACGATGCCAAAGCTGTCATAGTGCATGAATTCCTCTTGCTCAGAGGGTCTCATTTCGAACAACTGGTGACAGATCCTTACGCAAACTATGTCATTAACACCGCCCTTAACAACACCAGG GGCCATCTGCTCAATGCCCTTGTTGAAGCGATCCGCCCTCATGAGGATGCCATCCGAACCCACCCCTGCTGTAAGAGGATCTGCAGGTTCCTGTCCAGGTGGTGA